The Aspergillus fumigatus Af293 chromosome 3, whole genome shotgun sequence region AGCGGTAACGGTAACGGCAACAGCGCGGACACGTCTATCCTCGACGAGACCTTCCTGCGTGGTATCGCCAAGACGGATTCGGACGGTGTGGTATCTTTCAACACTCTCTTCCCCGGCCACTACTCGGGCAGAACGACTCATCACCACATCATCGCCCATCTGAATGCCACCTTGCTTCCCAACAACACTTTGACCGGCGGGACAGTCCCCCATATCGGCCAGCTCTTCTGGGACCAGTCCCTCATCGACGAAGTGGAAGCGACTTCGCCCTACAGCACCAACACTGTCGCGCAGACCACCAACGCTGAGGACCGCGTCTTCTCGGATGAGACGTCTGGTACCACCTCGGACCCGGTGTTCAACTATGTCCGTCTCGGGGACAGTGTAGAGGATGGATTGCTGGGCTGGGTCACTGTGGCTGTCGACCTAACAGCAACCTACACGCCTAACTACAGCTTCGTTTATACCTCCAGCGGCAGTGAGGCTGTGTCCGGTAATTCGGGTAGCAGCGGGAGTGCTCctggcagcagcggcagcgccCCTTCCGGTGGCATGGGTGGTGGACCTGGCGGATTCTGAGCGCCTTGGGTTGGATCTAACTTTAGGCAGTCATCTCTCCCCAGCAGGTCGAATTGAAGTTTGTTAAGTTGGTGTTGTTAAGTTGGTGTCTTGACAATTATGAGAATGTCACAGTCACTCGTTTGGCGATAGTCTCCCTTCTCTGCAATTGGAATTATTTGTGCCTGTTTATGTACACAACTTGAATAATCACGTCTCAATAGGCCAAAAGTATTTGATACTCAATACTCGAAATCATCAAGCTTGACTGCTTGAGACATACGGAGTGTTTGCCATTATCGGCTATATCCGCGTCGAAAAAAAGATTTCCTCTCGGCCGAGGTAGCCATACTCCAGCTTCAGTCGTGGACTCGAGGAAAATCATCTAACACATTCTTTGACTATTGATAGATAATTGAATCATCAAAATGGAACCCCGTCTCAAACCAACACCAAGTAAAAGCTTTCTCAGATATCACGCTGGCTGGCGTCGCGTAGTCAGCCACTTCAGCCCATCGTAAGTTTGACGGCACAAGTAACGGAACACGACACTGACACTTTACAGATGGTTCTCCACGACAATGGGCACCGgcatcgtcgccatcctgTTCCATCTCATACCGTTTGGACATACATACCTGCACTACGTATCCATCGTCTTCTTTATCTTCAACGTCGTTCTCTTTGCTGTAGTGCTCTCCATGTCCATCCTCCGGTACACGCTGTACCCCGAGATCTGGGCCGTGATGATCCAGGACCCCACGAACTCACTGTTCCTCGCAACCTGTCCGATGGGTTTTGCGACGCTGATTGAGATGTGGGTGTTCGTCTGCGTGCCGGCCTGGGGGGACTGGGCGAGGACAGTGGCGTGGGTGCTGTGGATTGTCGATGCAGTGGCGGCTGCGTCGGTGACAGTGTCATTGTCGTTCATTCTGTATTTCCAGCCACTGGTCATTTGCTTGGCAAAAGGCTGACGAGGATAGGATTTCGCAATCGTATATAACGTCGCTCGAACGCATCACCGCGCTGCAACTGCTTCCCATCGCGGCGACGATCGTCGCGGCAGGGGCCGGGGCGGAGGTTGCTGAGATCTTGCCAAATCCGCAGCATGCCATGGGTACCGTGCTTGTCTCGTATATCCTCTGGGGTATGGGCACGCCTCTCGCGATGACCATCTTGGTCATATACTACCAGCGTCTGGCGGTGCATAAGCTGCCGTCCCGGGAGACAATTGTCAGTTGTTTCTTGCCGCTGGGACCGTTGGGCTTCGGCGGATTCGGGTAAGTCCCTTATTTCCAGTGGCATGATTTGATCTGACGACAGTAGGATTCTGTATCTTGGGAAAGTCCTGCGCAAAGTCGTCGAGAGTCACGAAGCGATCGACCCCATAGCGGGATCGATCGCGTACACCATGGGACTGTTCATCTCGCTGCTCATGTGGAGTTTCGGGTTGATATGGCTTGTATTTGCCCTGGCGACTATCTATCATGCGTCCCCATTCCCTTTCAATATGGGTTGGTGGGGATTCACATTTCCGCTGGGCGTGTATGCGGCGAACACGCTCCTGCTGGGTCAGCAGCTGGATCTGATGTTTTTCAGAATTTTTGGGATGGTAAGCATATATCAACATTTAGAAAACTATGAATACTAAAGTAGATAGATACTCAGCGTGGCGGTTGTCCTCCTGTGGCTGGTTGTGGCCGCCCGAACAGTGCACGGTGCATGGCGTGGGAGTCTTTTCTACGCACCTTGTCTACAGAATCTAAAGAACAAGGAGGATCCAGCAGAAGCTCCAATTCGCCAAGCATGATATAAGCGCTTAGTGCATATTAATCGTGATATAGACTTCGCCAATTTTACTCCAATTAGGAAAACCCGCTATCCTCTTTCATCACAAGGACGCGTCAAGCAAGACACAGCCAATCCAACCCTGGTCAATCAGGGATATCGCCCAGTAGTGCTGACGAGGAAATTGGAAATTCCACCCGACGCCGCAACTCGTATCTGCAACTGAGATATCACATGgtgagatggatgatggatccCGTGCGGCTGAGGACGGGGCGTATTTCACCTTTTGCCCCTCCCGGACTCACCATCATATTCCTTTCTCCACAGCATTATGGTACGTCCCCTACGCCTTTACTGTGGACATGATATTAAGCTATGGTGAACAGGAAACTGAAAACGAATTCCCCTTTCTCGAGGCGGTATACACCCCCCCTTCA contains the following coding sequences:
- a CDS encoding intradiol ring-cleavage dioxygenase, which gives rise to MQLKEVLSLYLLGVSLVFAHPGHEEKRASNELLAFKAHVRRGLSLCTRSFDESGLSARAIARRAKLASEYRRRKLAVRDTDDVLNTSHLSSADYTTSTDEREIFSSTGTCVLNPEGETGPFWVSGELIRSDIIENQAGVPVVLDIQFVDVSTCQAVEGLYIDTWSCNATGVYSGVSGNGNGNSADTSILDETFLRGIAKTDSDGVVSFNTLFPGHYSGRTTHHHIIAHLNATLLPNNTLTGGTVPHIGQLFWDQSLIDEVEATSPYSTNTVAQTTNAEDRVFSDETSGTTSDPVFNYVRLGDSVEDGLLGWVTVAVDLTATYTPNYSFVYTSSGSEAVSGNSGSSGSAPGSSGSAPSGGMGGGPGGF
- the ssu2 gene encoding TDT family transporter, producing the protein MGTGIVAILFHLIPFGHTYLHYVSIVFFIFNVVLFAVVLSMSILRYTLYPEIWAVMIQDPTNSLFLATCPMGFATLIEMWVFVCVPAWGDWARTVAWVLWIVDAVAAAHWSFAWQKADEDRISQSYITSLERITALQLLPIAATIVAAGAGAEVAEILPNPQHAMGTVLVSYILWGMGTPLAMTILVIYYQRLAVHKLPSRETIVSCFLPLGPLGFGGFGILYLGKVLRKVVESHEAIDPIAGSIAYTMGLFISLLMWSFGLIWLVFALATIYHASPFPFNMGWWGFTFPLGVYAANTLLLGQQLDLMFFRIFGMILSVAVVLLWLVVAARTVHGAWRGSLFYAPCLQNLKNKEDPAEAPIRQA